The window GGGGACTCCTTTGTCAATATGCTGGCAGATATGATAAAGAAACTGCCTGTTTTTTCTTATTTCGGCAAAGGTGATTACAAAATGCAGCCCGTCAGTGTCTATGAAGTAGCGGAAATTTTTGCGGAAAGTATTCCGATTTCAACAATGTATGGCAAAACATATTCTGTTTGCGGTGACAAGGTTTACACTTATCGGGAACTGTTAAATGTTATAATGGATGTTATAGGTAAGAAACGTCTGCTGATTTCTGTGCCTGAGGCTTTTGTGAGTACAGGTATAGCCGTTTTTGGCGGATTCAGCTGGTTTCCCATTACAAAGGATCAGTTTATTATGCTAAAAGAGGGTAACGTTTGCACTGATGACGAAGCTTTTGAAGAAACAAATGTTAAGAAAAGGAATATGAAAGAATTGCTGAAAACTTATCTTACCTAATAGTCCGTTATTTCTTGGCTATTTTTGGATCCAGGATATCCCTCAACCCTTCTCCAAGGAGGTTATACCCCAATACTGTTACAAAAATTGCCAGTCCGGGGAAAACAGACAGCCACCAGGCAAAAGTAATATTGTCTTTTCCTGCAGTCAGAATGTTACCCCATGAGGGAGTGGGGGGTTGTACACCTAACCCCAGAAAACTTAAAGCTGATTCCGTTAGTATTGCTCCTGCAACCCCCAGTGTTGCAGCCACAAATACGGGTGTTACGACATTGGGGAGTATGTATTTTATAAGAATTTTGGTGTACGTAAGGTCCTGGAGTCTCGCAGCTGTGACATAATCTCTTGTTTTTATACTCATTGTTTCGGCTCTGACAAGCCTGGTAACCCCCATCCAGCTTGTGAGCCCTATCACAATCATTACATTGTAAACAGACGGTTCAAGGAACGTTATTACAGCCAAAATAAGAAAGAAAGCCGGAAAACAGAGCATAATATCCACAAATCTCATAATTATTGTATCAACAAACTTCCCGAAATAGCCGGCTAACAGCCCGAAAATAAGGCCGATGACAACAGATATCCCCACTGCCACAAAACCCACTGAAATGGATATTCTTGCACCGTAAACCACTCTGCTGAAAACATCTCTTCCGAGCTCATCCGTTCCGAAAAAATGCTGTGAAGAAGGGGGAGCGAGCACATTGCTCAGGTGAACAGCAGTGGGGTCGTACGGGCTTATGTATGGTGCAAATACTGCCACGATTATGAAGAATAAAACTATAAACAGCCCTGTATAAAAAAGCAGGTATTTGTTTATACCTCTGAATATTCTATTTCTTACCATATCGGATCCTCGGATCAACAACTGCGTAAAGTATATCGGCTATTAAATTTCCGGCAAGGGTTAGCAGCGCCCCGATTACAAGTATGCCCATCACAACCGGATAATCCCGCATCATTACCGACTGATAAAACAGCTGACCCATTCCGGGAATACTGAAAATGGATTCAAAAATAACACTGCCGCCTATAAGACCGGGTATTGAAAGTCCAATAATTGTTATAATGGGAAGGAGAGCGTTCTTAAGTGCATGTCTGAACAGGACTTTACCCTCACTGAGTCCGCGAGCTCTTGCCGCAGTCACATAGTCATTGTTAAGCACAT of the Flexistipes sp. genome contains:
- a CDS encoding ABC transporter permease, which encodes MVRNRIFRGINKYLLFYTGLFIVLFFIIVAVFAPYISPYDPTAVHLSNVLAPPSSQHFFGTDELGRDVFSRVVYGARISISVGFVAVGISVVIGLIFGLLAGYFGKFVDTIIMRFVDIMLCFPAFFLILAVITFLEPSVYNVMIVIGLTSWMGVTRLVRAETMSIKTRDYVTAARLQDLTYTKILIKYILPNVVTPVFVAATLGVAGAILTESALSFLGLGVQPPTPSWGNILTAGKDNITFAWWLSVFPGLAIFVTVLGYNLLGEGLRDILDPKIAKK